TCCACATAAAGGCGGTACTATCGGTGCGCGTAAGAATGGTGTAATGATTGCAAACGCAACTGGTAAAGCACTTACTAACGCATTATTCAACTTACAAGACCGCGGTAAGTTATTCATCGGTCACGGTGTTGAAGTTTACGAAGGTATGGTTATCGGTATCCACAGCCGTGATAACGACCTAACAGTAAACGCACTTAAAGGTAAGCAACTTACTAACGTTCGTGCATCTGGTACAGATGAAGCACAAACGCTAACACCACCACTTAACTATACGCTTGAACAAGCGATTGAATTCATCGATGATGATGAGTTAGTGGAAGTTACACCTCAGAGCATCCGTATTCGTAAACGTCACTTAACTGAAAGTGAGCGTAAACGTGCGAGTCGTGCAGCTAAAGACTAATAAGGTCTTTTAGTTTTTCAAAATTAAAACCGCCGTATTGAAAAATACGGCGGTTTTTTGTTGTATGATTAGCCGTAAGCCGTAAGCCGTAAGCCGTAAGCCGTAAGCCGTAAGCCGTAAGCCGTAAGCCGTCAGCCGTCAGCCGTCAGCCGTCAGATCGCAAGTGACTTACACTATGTGCCGCAACTAATGTCCCAACCTGAGTGGGATGGTAATCCTGACCTTGATATTACTTTTCTTGTTGGCGTAATATTTCGTACCACAGTGATTAATGTTTTATTGCTACCTACAGGAATTTTAGGAAAATACTTCCATAACAAAGTTAATGCCACTGGAATTTAGCCTAAGCTCATTCACTAGGAGTGAATTGTTCCAACATTGCTATTAGAGCTATAGCTTTGCTTATTTTTTGTATTTCTAACCTAGTTAATTAGTTTATTGAGCAACTCGCAACTTTTTACTAACCCCCCCACTTGTACTATGTTTTCTAAATCTACCTTGCAGGAGAGTAAGATGTATTTAGTTAGACTGATTTACACAAGTGAAATTAGCGATGGATTTGGACCTAATGACATCGAAAATATTCTAGAGAAAGCTAAACAGAATAATGCTAAATGTAATGTAACAGGGCTACTTTGTTTTAATAGTTCTCATTTTATGCAATGCCTCGAAGGGTCACGAAAAGCAGTGAATGAGACTTATCATCGTATTCTTAATGACAAGCGTCATCGTAATATTATCATGCTGAATTATTGTGAAATTTATGAAAGGGAATTTGAAAATTGGTCTATGGGTTATATTCCTTACACTAAACAAGTAAGCCCTATTAATCTTAAATATTCAGGGACCAGCGAATTTAACCCATTAGCCATGTCTGCAGGAAGCGCGCATAAACTTATGCTAGCTTTACGTGACTCATTGCTCAAACATACGATGTAATGCTTGCAGGTGTCGCTACAGTGACACTTGCTCGCCTTCATTTAATATGTAAAGAGGAACTTGGCTGTTCATTTGCTTTTGCATATGTAGTAATCTCAATAACGCAGAGTGACTCGAGTGATCACCCATTTGCCAGCTTGAGTTGCCATAACCCCATGGGATCATCACTTTACAGCTTAGTTCCTCTGCCGCGTTTAATGCATCTTCTGGCGTTGTGTGAACATAACGATACCATTTGCCATTTTCTTCATGGTAATAGGAAGCTATCGGCAGCAAACACACATCAATCTCGCCATATTTTTGGTTAATATCTTGAAAATGTTTTGAGTAACCGGTATCGCCAGCAAAAAATAAGGTTTTACCATTTTGTTCTAGTAACCAGCCATTCCAGAGATCTTTGTTGTGGTCGTCGTAAATGAAAGGCACCATAATACGGCTACTAAAATGGTGCGCTGGCACCGCATTAACAGTTAAGTCATTAATTTGTGTACTTGCGTACCATGCCATTTCTGAAATATTAAAGCCACCCGTCGGGAAGTTATCTGCAAACCCTAATGGCACTAAATAGCGCGGAGCATTGCCAATTTCTTCTATATCCGCTTTGTTAAAATGGTCATAGTGAATATGTGAGTACATTACCGCATCTAAGCCATTAAGTTGTACTTTTGATGGCCAAAAACCGGGTTTGCGATAGATGCC
The nucleotide sequence above comes from Pseudoalteromonas shioyasakiensis. Encoded proteins:
- a CDS encoding BLUF domain-containing protein, with protein sequence MYLVRLIYTSEISDGFGPNDIENILEKAKQNNAKCNVTGLLCFNSSHFMQCLEGSRKAVNETYHRILNDKRHRNIIMLNYCEIYEREFENWSMGYIPYTKQVSPINLKYSGTSEFNPLAMSAGSAHKLMLALRDSLLKHTM
- a CDS encoding MBL fold metallo-hydrolase, with translation MHLKTLSTLIAAALLSACSNSNTVNVIAGEGTITPLKTEGEYEGRYHNLYPGDKQYPTTCTDNCYEASELLVCDDSNSQCQYQAQQNVPAINSGFKVRWLGHASFYIQSPNGEQLLFDPVKDQFDSPVDLAFKLAGGIYRKPGFWPSKVQLNGLDAVMYSHIHYDHFNKADIEEIGNAPRYLVPLGFADNFPTGGFNISEMAWYASTQINDLTVNAVPAHHFSSRIMVPFIYDDHNKDLWNGWLLEQNGKTLFFAGDTGYSKHFQDINQKYGEIDVCLLPIASYYHEENGKWYRYVHTTPEDALNAAEELSCKVMIPWGYGNSSWQMGDHSSHSALLRLLHMQKQMNSQVPLYILNEGEQVSL